Proteins from one Nerophis lumbriciformis linkage group LG08, RoL_Nlum_v2.1, whole genome shotgun sequence genomic window:
- the cga gene encoding glycoprotein hormones alpha chain, which produces MSATATVMRSVKSAATCLLLLSALLYWADSYPDMVSSDATCNECALKKNELFSGDFPIYQCMGCCFSRAYPTPLNVKKMMMIPKNFTSEATCCIARNSYEVRHKDIIVRNHTGCYCGTCMFHKI; this is translated from the exons ATG tcAGCCACTGCAACCGTAATGCGCTCCGTCAAATCAGCAGCAACATGTCTTCTCCTGTTGTCTGCTCTTCTCTACTGGGCTGACTCTTACCCCGACATGGTCTCCTCGGATG CTACGTGCAACGAGTGTGCGCTGAAAAAGAACGAGCTTTTCTCCGGGGACTTTCCCATCTATCAGTGTATGGGTTGCTGTTTCTCCAGAGCTTACCCAACACCTCTCAACGTCAAGAAGATGATGATGATCCCCAAAAACTTCACCTCGGAGGCAACGTGCTGCATCGCGAGGAACAGCTACGAG GTAAGACACAAGGACATAATCGTGAGAAACCACACCGGGTGCTATTGCGGCACCTGCATGTTTCACAAGATCTGa